In Carettochelys insculpta isolate YL-2023 chromosome 3, ASM3395843v1, whole genome shotgun sequence, the genomic stretch CGCAGACCCCACTGGCCAGGCCGGCCCTGGGGTAGAGACACACCTGGGTGCAGACCCCACTGGCCAGGCCGGCCCTGGGGGAGACACACCCGGGCGCAGACCCCACGGGCCAGGCCGGCCCTGGGGGAGAGACACACCTGGGTGCAGACCCCGCCGGCCAGGCCGGCCCTGGGGGAGAGAGACACTCGGGCGCAGATCCCCCCGCCAGGCCTCACCggttgaagagctgcagcagctgcatccGCTCATCGGCGATCTCCTGGCACCACGTTCGCGCCTTGGTGGTGTAGAAGAGGTACGTGCGCCGGCAGAGCTGTTCCTTGAAGATGGGCCAGAAGGTGGGCTTGGGCCCCAGGATCTCGATGCCTCGCACGCGCGTGTCAATGCCACCCTGCACGGGCACAAGGCTGCAGGTCAGCCGCTGCCGGCCAGGCCCCGAGCGACGCCCCCCCGACGGCACCCCAGGGCCAGCCTCCCGCTGCCCAGCGCCCCGCCGGGctgaggggccggggccggctggagcaggctgggccagggccgcAGCGCACCCACCTGCTGGCACCGCTTGATCTTGATCTGGATGATGGGCCAGAAGCGCGTCAGGTTCTCCAGCAGCACCACCCTGCTGGCCGAGGGCAGCACGTTCACCTGGGGAGCGGGAAGGCAGGACAGCGTCAGCGCCCGGGGCCAGGCGCCCGCAGCGTCTCCTCCCCCGCCGGGCGGAGCCTGGGCCTTgccggggcaggaccagcagctgggagctcggCGCTGCCTCCCCGCAGAGAGGGGTCTGGCCGGCCAAGCGGCAGGAGGTGGGGACCTCGCTCGGGGACGGATGGGCAGGAttctgctgcagccaccagcctccaggagctgcagctttgCCGAACGGCCCAGCCACGCCCAGAGCTGGCGCTGGCACTGGCACTGCAAGCACAGGGCGTGCGGACCCACATGCTGCTCCCccggccaggggcagggcagcctgtctgctccccccctcccgcccccagtcACCCCCGGGCCAGAAGGCAACTCCACACCTCATCtcggcccctcccctgctctgcagtccTGTGCAGCGCAGAGCCTGGCACATGGCCTGGCTGCTCACACGCACCTGGCACGCCTGGGCTAAGCACACGGCCTGGCCGCTCACACGCACCTGGCACGCCTGGGCTAGGCACACGGCCCGCTCCAGACAGCACCGGTGGCAGCACAGAGCCTGGCACGCGGCCTGGCCGCTCACACACACCTGGCACGCCTGGGCTCAGCACACGGCCTGGCCGCTCACACGCACCTGCCACGCCTGGGCTCAGCACACGGCCTGGCCGCTCACACGCACCTGCCACGCCTGGGCTAAGCACACAGCCTGGCCGCTCACACGCACCTGCCACGCCTGGGCTCAGCACACGGCCTGGCCGCTCACACACACCTGCCACGCCTGGGCTAAGCACACAGCCTGGCCGCTCACACGCACCTGCCATGCCTGGGCTAAGCACATGGCCTGGCCACTCCCATGTACCTGGCATGCCTGGGCTCCGCACGTGGCCTGGACGCTCACAAACACCTGCCACGCCTGGGCACGGCAGAcatcccgtcccgtcccgtcccaccCCAGACggcgccggcggcagcacagagCCCAGGCACACGGCCTGCCCCAGACAGTGCTAGCggcaggccaggctgcagcagctggctgggttgTGGCCAAAGGTCTCCCAGGGCAGGTCCCCCAGGTGCAGCCAGGTGGGAAAGAGGTAGATGAGGGCAGACTGGGTTTCACAGCCTCTCCCCCGGGTACGGAGGGGCTGGTtgggcacagggcagctggaggctggcagggaacTGCTGGTGCAACCTCTCGCTGGCCAGTGCGGCGGTGCCGGCGCCGTGTCACTGGGCTGTGCCGCGCGGAGGAACCCGCTCTGGGGCGCGCAGTGGCCCTGTTTTAGCAGTTTGCCGCGGTTCggctcagctgtgcctggcaaacttcctgcgccccagccctgcagcccccggctCTCCGGGCGGCCGCACCGCTCACCGTATTGAGCTCGGTGCTGATGCTGGCCGGGGTCTCTCCGCCCATCACCACGATCCGGGCTGGCATGTAGCTGGAATCCTCACTGGCCACCAGCAGGCTCAtctgtctgtgggggtggggggacgcgGCATCGGCAACAGCCTGGTTCCGGGGCTCTGCTCCCGGCCTGAGCCCAGCGTGTCCGTCCCAGGGCCATGTCTGCCCAGGGGCTCACAACCTCGCGCGGCACCCAGCCCTCATGGGGTCACACCTGGCCACACAGCCGGGCACATGGTGCCCAGGGACCCACACAAGGTCCCTGCCTGGCGGGCCACAGGAAAGGGAACCTCTCCAGGCCGGAGCCAGGGAACAGCACGTGAAGACTGGACGTCCCTCCCCCAATCCGcccaccacagcagctgccccctgccccgcccgtGGGACGCCCCCGTGCCACCTGTCGCCCCGTCACCCAACGCGCCACGTGCCTGAgcccccgggagcagccccacCTGACCACCACGCCGCGGTGCACGTAGACGTTGATGTAGTGGGAGCCGGTGCTGCCGTTGGACTCCCAGTAGGTCTTGGGGTTCCTGTCCGTCAGCTTGTTGGCTCGGTGGGGGTTGGAGGAAacctccagcttctcccagcatTTGTCCTCCTTCACCTCCACGCTGGAGCCTGCAGGGCGCAGGGACAGCGCTGAAGGGAGCCGGGCAGCCCCTGGGCCGGGGCACAGCCGGGAACGGGCCCCTCCCCCATTACCCCAGTGGGACCCAGGCCTCCCCCACTAACCCTGGCAGAGGTTGTGCAGGAAGACGTCAAAGAAGGGGATGTTGATGGGCTGGTGGCTCCGTCTGTGCTCCTCAATCTGACCCAGCACCATCtggaaggggggaggggcagagcgtCAAAGGGGGGGCACCCGGCACCCCTCCCACGCCTGTTGCTGCGCCCCAGGCGCCAACCAGCCGGCGAGcccggggcagggggtgctgagtgAACTGGGCCCCAGgagcctctgcccccagccgttCCCACCTCACTCAGCCACTCGCTGGCCCCCCAAAGCCTCCCGcccactcccctgcccaggcCACTTCCTGACCACCCCCAacgcagccagcctgcctgcccctgTCACCCTCCccccgctgtggggctgcagctcccctccctcccgctcCTGGGTGGGGCagtgagccctgggctgggccagcccggGCCCCGGCTCACCTGGATGCAGCCGGCCAGGATGCTGGTGGTCAGCTTCTGGGAGAGGCTGGCGTATTTCTCGCAGTCGGTCACCAGGTCCCGCAGCTCCGCgcccagcagcaggctggagttGTGCTTGTCCAGGGCTTTGGACAGGGCCTCCTTGGTGCCCAGGCGACACATCACCACGGCGCAGTCCTTGTTGGCGCTGGCCAGGCGGTGCAGGAAGCGAATGAACTCctgcacgacctgcagaggggcAACGGGACCCGGGGCGTGGGCGCCGGCCCGGGAGCCAGAGCCGCTGCtcgtcccccccacccacctgcccggcccagcccagcccagctcccgccGGGACGACACTGGGGTTGAAGAGGAACACGCAGACCACGGCTGCACCCACCAGCCTCGTGCCGGGAGGTGGGAAGGAGAGAAAGTGGGTGAGTCGCTGAGCCTCTTCCCGCTGCTTGTCTGCGTGCGCCGGCTGAGCCGGGGCTGTGAGGAGGGCCCTGGGCTGGCGGCTGAAAGGCTCCTTTCTGGGGCAGCGCGGCCACCGGCAGTGAGAGGCTCCCAGCCGGGCGAGGGCGACCTTGTCACCAACCCCGCCCGGGGGGTCTGCCTGTGACCGTGCAGCTCAGCAGAGGGGCGATGGCAGACCACACACAAGGGGCTGGGACGGGCTCCGGGCGGAACGCTGCAATTCCCTCCCCGTGGGCACGGGGACAGAGAGGCCCCTGAGGTTCCTCCCTCGGCAGCGCAGCTCCCCTCTCCCGGAGCCTCTCTGCTACCAGCGGCACCCGGAAGGATCGGCCCCCCGCCCGGCCACGCCCGCGCCCCGGGGACTTCGCCAGAGCAGCTGCTCCGCCTGCGCCAGGCGCGCCGGGACGGGCGCGGTCGCCGGATTGCTCCCCCAACTCACGCGCCCTGGTCCCTCTGTCCTTCAACAACCGCCCTGCGGCTGCtccaggctggaggcagggtcCGGCCTGGTGCTGGGGAAGAGCTCTGCATGCCctgacctgggctggggctggggctgctccttgGGAGCAGGAGGAACCCACTGGGGTGAGGGCAGACTGGGTTTCACAGCCTCTCCCCCGGGTACGGAGGGGCTGGTTgggcgcagggcagctggaggctggcagggaacTGCTGGTGCGACCTCTCGCTGGCCAGTGCGGCGGTGCCGGCGCCGTGTCACCGGGCTGTGTCACGCGGAGGAACCCGCTCTGGGGCGCGCAGTGGCCCTGTTTTATGCAGTTTGCTGCGGTTCggctcagctgtgcctggcaaacctcctgcgccccagccccgctgtccctgcctgccgggggctggggcgtctccctgctccctgggccaGGCACCCTCTGCTCTCTGGAGAGGGCCCCGCGggggtctccagccccagcctgaaagGAACCGAACCGAGagaggccccagccctggccagggacacGAGTGAGcaccagctgccatggggcagggggcaacgGGCCCGGCCCCCCTAGGACAGGCCTGGTGCAGACCGGGGCCGTTACGGGCCCAGGCGCCAGGCCCACACTTCACCAGCAATTCCTGCTGGAGCCCAAgcggggcagagccaggagccgCCCCCCCGCCCGGTGAGAGGGGCCCCTCACCTCCCGCTCGCTGCCGTGGGCGCTCATGGAGGACAGACAGGGCTGGATGCACTCGTGCCAGGGCAGCGCCTCCGCCTGGGGACTGtccaggagcttgttcaaaaTCCTGCACGAGAGACGGGGATGGGGAGGTCTGAGGGGGGCAGCGGCTGCCAGTGCCCCAAGCCCCCAGGTCTGGCCCCCGCCACCCAGCTCATATCTCCAGGGTCTGCTTGCACCCCCAGACCCGCTGCACTGACAGGAGCCCCCGACTGCCCCCAGGTCACACCCCCGACtgcccccaggcccctcacccatTTCCCCATCGCCCCACCCCCACGTCGCCGCGCTCACCGGAGGgtccccagcgcccctcccccacgtCGCCGAGCTCACCGGAGGgtccccagcgcccctcccccacgtCACTGAGCTCACTGGAGGgtccccagcgcccctccccccacgtcGCCGAGCTCACCAGAGGgtccccagcgcccctcccccacatcactgAGCTCACCGGAgggtccccagcccccacccccatatcaCCGAGCTCACTGGAGGGTCCCCAGCGTCCCTCCCCCACATTGCTGAGCTCACCCGAGggtccccagtgcccctcccccacgtcGCTGAGCTCACCGGAGGGTCCCCAGCTGCACGGCCTTCTCGGCgcccagctgctccaggctgcgcagcagcagcaggaagtgccgacgctccagcagggcctggcccaccTCGCTCTCGGGGCCGGCCCCGTCACACAGGCCGCgctccagagccagcaccagCTCCGTGGAGAGGCTGCTCTCCTGCAGCCGGCCCAGCAGCGTCTGCACGTCCCCCTCCAGCACAGCCAGGGGGGCGCCCGCCTCTGCCACAGGGAGACAgctgtgggcacagggctgggctgggcaccgcAGGCTGCAGCCTCTCCGCACGCCCGGGGGGGTGTCCTGCTGTCCTAGGCTCTCAGGCAGGGGTACCGGTGGGGGGGCTCcgcacctgccagcccccagcgcccagacaggggaggggaggggcggggggctctgtACCCACCGACCCAGCGTGCAGACGTGGGCGGGGGGCTCTGTCCCTACTGACCCAGCACTCAAggcgtgggtggggggtgggccgGGGGCTCTGTCCCCACCGACACAGCACACagacctgggggtggggcggcTCGTACCTGCCAGCTCCAGGTTGGTGGGCAGCTTGTGCTCTGCCAGGCGGCTGAGGGCGATCTTGGCCAGCGCCTGGTTGCCGTGGCCGGGGGcggtggggccctgctccccctggcagcagctcagcagcacaGAGTGGATGTCGCAGCTCGCCAGCTGTTCCGCCAGGCCCCGGTGCCCGTCCATCagcatggcagccaccagcaggcCGTTCCGCACGGCCGAGGCCGCCCTGTGGGCCAGAGCGCCAGGGTGAGCGCCCGCCGGCACTGGCACAGCCTCCCCCCGGTGCCTCCGCCCAGCCCCCCAtaaccagctctgcccccacccaggcccccaggGCGCCGTACCCAGGGgtgcctcagcccagccccccataaccagctctgcccccacccaggcccccaggGCGCCGTACCCAGGGGTGCCTTCGCCCAGCGCCCCATAACCAGGTCTGtccccacccaggcccccaggGCGCCGTACCCAGCGGTGCCTCCGCCCAGCCCCCCAtaaccagctctgcccccacccaggccccccgGTGCCAAACCCAGCGGTGCCTCCGCCCAGCCCCCCAtaaccagctctgcccccacccaggcccccaggGCGCCGTACCCAGGGGTGCCCTGCATGGTGCGGATGGCGGCAGGCAGGGCGCCGAGCAGGCTGTCCGAGTCCCTGCTGGAGGCGGAGCCGATGCTGGCGAAGATCTCCCGCATCAGCTGGGCATCGGCGCGGCTCAGGGCACAGGGCTTCTCGCTGGCGCCCGGCAGCTCGCTGCTCCCGGTGCCCACCAGCACCTTCAGCGCCTGGCGGGCCAAGGAGCCGGTCGGGGGAGCCGCAGCACCAGCCTGGGCTGAGAACGCCAGGCTGCACCCGGCCCCCGACTCCCAGCTCCCAACCCGGCCCAGAAGGGCCCTGGCACGTCCCCCACCTcaggtcctgccccagctcacaagggcccagcacgtccccacctgccccacagagcccagccatgtccccgcccccccccccgccccacaggggCCCAGCCATGTCCCCGCCCACCCCACCGGACCCCCAGCCATGTccccacccgcccccgccccacagggGCCCAGCCATGTCCCCGCCCACCCCACCGGGCCCCCAGCCATGTccccacccgcccccgccccacaggggccccagccatgtccccgcccccgccccacagggCCCACCCatgtccccacctgccccacaggccccagccatgtccccgctcccaccccacaggggccccagccacgtccccgcccccgccccacagggcccccagccacgtccccgcccccgccccacaggggccccagccatgtccccgctcccgcccccgccccacaggggccccagccatgtccccgcccccaccccacaggggccAGCCatgtccccacctgccccacaggcccCAGCTATGtccccgctcccaccccacaggggccccagccacgtccccgcccccgccccacagggcccccagccacgtccccacctgccccacagagcccagccatgtccccgccccaccccaccccaccgggcccccagccatgtccccgcccgccccaccccaccccaccgggcCCCAGCCATGTCCCCACCCGCCCCACCGGGCCCCCAGCCATGTCCccacccgccccaccccaccccaccgggcccccagccatgtccccgctcccgccccacaggggccccagccatgtccccacctgccccacagggcccagccatgtccccgcccaccccaccgggcccccagccatgtccccgcccccgccccacaggaCCCACCCatgtccccacctgccccacaggccccagccatgtccccacctgccccacaggggccccagccatgtccccgcccccaccccacaggggccccagccacgtccccacctgccccacaggggccccagccatgtccccgccccaaccccacagggcccagccatgtccccacctgccccacaagGCCCAGCccgtccccgcccccccagcagctctgacaagactcccctgccccagtggctgcGGCGCACTCACCGCCAGGCCGGCCTGCTGGACCAGCGCGGCGGGGGCGTACTCCCGCATGCAGGCCAGCACGGCGCGCACCCCGCCCTCCGTGGCGAAGAGCAGGCGCCACTCGCACTTGGCCATCAGCAGGCAGAGCAGCCGCAGCGCCAGCACCACCAGCAGCTTCTCCTTCGCCTGGTTGCTCAGCAGCTCCACCAGCATCTTCACCACCTTGTCCCTGCGGGAAGCCGGGGCTGCTCAGGGACGGGCCCCCAgaccggctcccccggcccagccagGCCTGAGCCACCTGCCGGCCACGGGCCTCCCGCCCCGGCTCTGCCACACGACCGCCGGGGAACTGACCTAACGGCGAGTCCGCCCTCGGGTTTGATGAGCTGCCGCTCGCGCCcggcctcctcctccagcctccgGATGATGAACTGCAGCCCggctgcctgcagccccacctcGGAGCTCGACTTCTGGATCAGCTCCACCACCTCTGCCACCCTCTCCAGGGAGCTCTTCTTGGCCGAGTCCTTTAGGCTGCTCAGCACTGGCCAGGGCCCAAACACCCTCAGCCCAGGGGGCCTCTCGAGTCCCCGGCCGCCCCCAGATCGCCCCTTCCCGGTGTGCGGCTGCCCCTCCCGCCGCGcttcccatcccccaacaccgCCCTCCCGGCCTCCCAGCGTCACCACTTCCCGTCCCCACCGCCCGtcctgctcctcagctgcccctccccactacGCTTCCTGCCCCACAAGTCGCCACTTCCCGCCCCCACCGCCCGtcctgctcctcagctgcctctccccaccacgCTTCCTGCCCCACAAGTCGCCACTTCCCGCCCCCAGCCGCCGCTCCCCATCACGCtacccccccagagcccccgggGGACAGCCGCCCACCAGCACCTACCCTTGGctttctcctcctgcacctcGGGGCAGTGCAGCCCCTCTGCCCGCAGCAGCTCGCTGAACAGCTGCCCGTCGGATTtctcggcgggggcgggggcgggggttggggtgggggccggCACGCAGGCGGCCGGAGGCTCCTTCTTGGCTTTCTTGGACGCCAGGGAGTCAGGGCCCTCCGAGGGGccggcctccagccccagcccgccTGGCGCCGCCCCCCCTGCGCGCAGGAGGTACTTGGTGTAGACGTGGGAGCTGTGCAGGTCACTCagggtgcagccctggctccgCTCGCTCAGCACCCGCAGCACTTTCTGGGCCAGCACCACCGGCAccgagagctgcagcagggcttctTCCTTCAGCTCCGCCAGCTGCAAACATGGAGCAGAGAGCGCTCAGGGAGCGTCCGCAGCAGAGCCCAGCGTCCCCggccagccacaccccacccGGCACTGGGCCAGCCTAATGGGAacgccccccagccagccacaccccacccggcaccggCCAGTCCAATGGGAacgtcccccagccagccacaccccacccggcaccggTCAGTCCAATGGGAACGTCCCCCggccagccacaccccacccggcaccggTCAGTCCAATGGGAACGTCCCCCggccagccacaccccacccGGCACTGGGCCAGCCTAATGGGAacgtcccccagccagccacaccccacccGGCACTGGGCCAGCCTAATGGGAacgtcccccagccagccacaccccacccaGCACCGGCCAGTCAAATAGGAacatcccccagccagccacaccccacccggcaccggGCCAGGCCAATAGGAACATCCCCTggccagccacaccccacccggcaccggCCAGTCCAGCAGGGATCCAGGCAGAACCGAACGGACACCAGGCCAGTCCAACGGGCACatccccagggcagccagagccagcccggTGCTTGTGCTACAGGACGCGTCCCAAaggctgcagacagcgtcacccaggcctgggacttgcCCACCCGGCCGGACACGGTGTCGCTGCCTGAACAGGCCAGAGCTGGTCCTTCTTCCGCTGCCCAAGCTGCGTCCTGGCCGCACTCCtcggctccctccccacctccccaacctCCCCGCCTGCAGCTCCAGGtccctcttctccccctcctgcGCTGTTCCCCGAGCTCCCCGGTTCCCTGCTCCGCCCATCCCCTGCACCCCGCCAGCATCTCTCACCCTCccgctccctctgccccacacctgctcctcctGGTGCTGCCCGATGAGGTGGATGATCTCCCGCTGCTCCTGCGGGTCGAGCTTCTTGACGAAGAAGagcagctcccaccactcggcCCGGCTCAGCGCCTCGGCATCCTCGCGCCCCCACTCTGTCAGGTAGGGCAGGGagtccagcccccccaggggTTTGCAGTAAAACGtctgggtggctgcagggggcagagcgAGGCGGGGAGAGCCTGTCACTCCCCCCCGAGACGGACAAAACCCAGAGCCCTCGGAGCCGGGAGGGGAGAGCTGGCCGAGGCCAGGCCGGGAGCCAAGAGAATCCTGAGAGGATGAATGAGTGAACTCTCCTTCCATGGGCAGGGCAGCGACTGCAGGGTAAGGGAGTTGGCATCAGAAATCAGACCCATGAGTGCTAGCAGGATCGCCTGCTgcggtggaggtggagggggagggggagggggcactccGTACCCCGCCAGCTCCCCGGTCTCTGAAAGGGGGATGGGTGCGGATCCTGATACCCTCCTCCTGTGGCCCACAGCCC encodes the following:
- the LOC142010800 gene encoding cullin-9-like isoform X4, coding for MDPEAAREQPEQTFPIMVGERRNGNLLVHLGPTLQAYPEELIRQRRGHDGHTEYLIRWSILSWEEGSGSSPSASLADSKAENILMWMSAEEVYVNCPMLLGKRKPEGQRVKEEKAPSTFPPDVTLDEASLLEMKADVRSLVQRASRQMAGPTGPESSVLNTIHVLSAYASIGSLTGVFKETGALDLLMKMLCNEEKQIRRSAGKMLRALASHDAGSRAYVLLSLSQQDGIEQHMDFDSRYTLLELFAETTSSEEHCMSFEGIHLPQIPGKLLFSLVKRYLCVTSLVDKLSSSAEPGGERQDCATPCAHVGERSRVQREFEVSMAMANLISELVRVMGWDRSQRPELLCLQEGQPRVVRSIFQPAGPTCGAVQLAAALPQKEASAFKTHSAFPSRSSYVEYVQGSLVRGMWVRMLEDYEQVSAGDEGEFRQSNDGTPPVQVYWQSLGRTYWVHWHMVEIVSSSGQAEREVQEKVSSLKENLRQATATQTFYCKPLGGLDSLPYLTEWGREDAEALSRAEWWELLFFVKKLDPQEQREIIHLIGQHQEEQLAELKEEALLQLSVPVVLAQKVLRVLSERSQGCTLSDLHSSHVYTKYLLRAGGAAPGGLGLEAGPSEGPDSLASKKAKKEPPAACVPAPTPTPAPAPAEKSDGQLFSELLRAEGLHCPEVQEEKAKVLSSLKDSAKKSSLERVAEVVELIQKSSSEVGLQAAGLQFIIRRLEEEAGRERQLIKPEGGLAVRDKVVKMLVELLSNQAKEKLLVVLALRLLCLLMAKCEWRLLFATEGGVRAVLACMREYAPAALVQQAGLAALKVLVGTGSSELPGASEKPCALSRADAQLMREIFASIGSASSRDSDSLLGALPAAIRTMQGTPGAASAVRNGLLVAAMLMDGHRGLAEQLASCDIHSVLLSCCQGEQGPTAPGHGNQALAKIALSRLAEHKLPTNLELAEAGAPLAVLEGDVQTLLGRLQESSLSTELVLALERGLCDGAGPESEVGQALLERRHFLLLLRSLEQLGAEKAVQLGTLRILNKLLDSPQAEALPWHECIQPCLSSMSAHGSEREVVQEFIRFLHRLASANKDCAVVMCRLGTKEALSKALDKHNSSLLLGAELRDLVTDCEKYASLSQKLTTSILAGCIQMVLGQIEEHRRSHQPINIPFFDVFLHNLCQGSSVEVKEDKCWEKLEVSSNPHRANKLTDRNPKTYWESNGSTGSHYINVYVHRGVVVRQMSLLVASEDSSYMPARIVVMGGETPASISTELNTVNVLPSASRVVLLENLTRFWPIIQIKIKRCQQGGIDTRVRGIEILGPKPTFWPIFKEQLCRRTYLFYTTKARTWCQEIADERMQLLQLFNRLNCALRHEQVFADRFLPDAEAAQALGRTCWEALINPLVQSITSPDPSGVSPLAWLLSEYLENLEPGRRPKSCATMFNSRVRRLSRLLVHVDPEPEELSAPSRATLPACQPPPLADGKNGKNKWSSSGAAKGSGREPSSMAGITQCWRRVVQQQVRRFLEAAWQGLDFVEKYCRLYQGLRRAAEELFGQQAAFALALRQGFSGGLLQLSFLTAMHVSEQFARYVDQRIQESRTDVANTESLHRLQQSLEPLLFVSGLELANTFEHFYRYYLGDRLLAQGNVWLERAVVDQLGLCFPNRFPQLMLKNLSNGGAGCARGGGEG